The genomic segment GGCAAAGCGAGCACgttgtaaaaacaacaacaaaagccaAAGCTTTTAGTCTCAACACTCCGGGAACGACTCAGCGTTTAGTCTGTAGTTCGAAATGCGTTAGTTCTCATTTTGTGGCCAGACAAGCTGTTCCCCTGTTAATTGCAATATGGCGCCGCTTGGCAAAAGAAGtgagaagcaaaacaacttACCTGGAGTCTCTGAATGGCCTCTTCTCTTTCCCTCTCCAGCTCCCCCACATCAGTTCTCTTGCTCTGTAGACTGTGAATTTCCTGTAAATGGTTCGAGCAAAAACGTTACCATAGAGCATCActgtgggggttttttttcttataaaaCAAGTATTTTATCGCACAGCGGGATACTTTGAAGTTTTCCGATGTGACAGACATTGGAAAGTAACAACTAGAGGATCTTTAGCGCTAAGTGGTTGCCTTCGTGAGGACAAAGCCATGACAGAATAGGTGTCAAACCTAAGGCCCGGGGGGCCAGAAACGGCCcctcacatcattttatgtggcccgcaaagaaaAATCGTGGATGGACTtgatgtgtcaatactaaaattttAAGAACGacagatattgctagcaatttctatttttatctttttgaaCAGTTTGTGTCTTACCTGGTCTTTGGCACTAAGCAGAGCTTCCAGCTCTTCCAGTGAGCGGCTAAGCTCCTCCTTATCAgtgtgagcagcagcagcaggatggCCAAGCTGTGTCTCCAATTCTGCCACCTACAACACAATACTCCGATAATTAATAGAGCAACACATTTTCTCACTGAGACATAGAAAGAAAATAAGGGGCGACAGCTACTGTGTATTATTTAGCAATGACTTGCTCTTTTCAGAAGTTGTCACAGAGCATCAAGTCGACCCGAAAAAGtattttgcatcatttttcaTGAAGCGCGCTGGAGTAAACGTGAAATTCACCTAATTAGGTGGAACACatcgtttttcttttccaaacaTGGCTCGGTTTAACCTTTCCAGCTGTTGTGTTGTCATTTCGAagcaatataaaataaaagatagcaaaacaaagcactggcttaaaaaacactttttgtcctttCTTTAAATGGGTTGCCTTTAGTAaatcaaaagacaaataaGAATACAAATCATGTCAATTCTCTTGATCTAGTTTGCCCCTTGTGTGACTGGCAATGAAACAAACAGcagatgaaataaataaataaatagggtGGTGAGCTATCATGTGTAaacaactaccgtaattttcggactataagtcgcaccggagtataagtcgcaccagccataaaatgcccaaaaaagtgaaaaaaaaccatatatatgtatataaatcgctcctgagtataagtcgcccccccacccaaactatgaaaaaaaaacgcgacttatagtccgaaaattacggtaagtcaACTTGTTTGCAGTTTCCCGTCACGGCTCAGTGCCATTAAACCTTTAACCTTAATTGGAGCGTTCAATTCCCATCTGAATAAAcgtattaataaaaaaacaacaactacagAACTATGATCAAAATGTTGTTTCCGCACTATATAGCTGCTTCTATAACGCGTTGCATCCTTTTTGTCTGCATGTTTCTGCATTTAAATACGAGATTAAGATCAGGAGATGTCGATAGTTCTTGCCAATTGTgatatgtgaagccctttgagacgtTTCTGGGATTAAGGGCTACATCAATAAATTTGACTCGACACTCTCTTCATCAATTAGTGACGATAAATCATCCAAGTTGTTTGAGTTAAAATGATCATAGACAAAACCATTACAGCCAAAGGTATTGATAATCTTGTTAGTTCATTCATTTGCAAAAGAAAGCAAGCAAGTTTAGCACATCAGATTGTACAACGAATGTTGAAAATTAGCCTCAATTGAACAAAGCTACCCAAGCGGCTTGCCAAGAGAATCAAAATTCCAAATCTGTGCATGACTCATTTTGATAACTGCAAATTGTTGGCGCATAAATTGCTTGCTCCAGTGAGTGATGAATGAATACAAAGGTGTATGAAATGTTAAACCGGTTTCCGGCCCATTTgggtatttttcattttcatgctaATACGCCATATCCTGGCGGAGCCCCGGAAAAGCCATGCACTTGTGTTTTTCTATACGTGGCGGCCGCAATTGTCTCCCCTAAAGCTCAATGTGAGCTCCTCATGAAGAAAGAGATATGGAAGGGGTCACGCTGATATCAATCAAACTGACAGTCAACAAGGatagtagaaaaaaaaaaaaaagattgcttcAGTAAACACACTCAACGGGCAtttgattaggtacacttttTTGGTGGCGTGGTGCAGATTGTGAAATGAATTTTTCtctaaatcaatcaatccatccAAATCTAGCATGGTTActaagatttttattttatacagcCCCTATATTGGATATCATTAGATTGTGCAGCAATCCACCACGTAGCAATaccataaaataaatgttattcTATGTACATACAGTAAAATCTAGCCCTCATTCCTCcgcaaaacaatgacaattaTATGTGACGATGGAGTCAAAAGGATCCCTGGAGTCCTAACGGTAATTCATCATGTCTCTCTAAGTGGGGCAGGGAGGCAGAGAAGCCGGACAGTGTAGGGTGtctcccccccgcccccccaaaaCCCTGGAGGCCTGATCTAGTTCCAACCACCTGGTTGACTTTGCAGCAGAgcgtgtgtggatgtgtgtgtccatATGAGGGGTAACCTTCAACTGGACAACTCGTAgcatgatataaaaaaaaaaaaaatggcagtgttTCATAATTAGTGTCTGAAAAATGATGACTCGATTAATTCGGTCATCGATGAGTTGATCGTTTGACCGCTTTAAACTTTACGCAGTGATCTTGTGGCACCTGTAGGATGTGATGTCAATTAATTGCgagttttaaatatttgatcaccACTCGAGGATTCCATTCATATCAGTTGGCGGTTGAATCAAACTTTGCCCACCTGGTCTCTGAGGCGATCTGTCTCCTCCTGGTACTCAGCCAACTGCTGCTTCCATTGCTCCACGCTGACGTTGGCTTCCTGCAGCGCTGCCACCAGCTTGGCGTTACTGTCCTGTAAGGTGAAGAGCTCTGCCTCAAGGTTGATTTCACACATGGACCTAGGggcagaaggaaaaaaaaaaaagaaggcttTTTAGTGGGAGCAGTCTTTTTCACACGCTCTCACACTTTGACTCCAAACCTTTCATACATTGCTGCTCACCTTTTCTCTGACATgacccaagaaaaaaaaagggtcaaaGTATATCCCACTTTACCTCGTCTCGTATTCATACATATACACAAGAAAAAGATGGATTATtagttttgtaatattttcttcagttattgttcaaaaaaaaaatctcaacatttttattgactcCACATCTCGCGGGCCATGTAGAATGACAtggcgggccggatctggcccccgggcctcgagTTTAAAAGAGCACGAGTAATTTCTTTAAATACTTTTGGAGATTTGGCTGATCATGTCTGTTGTTTATTTCCCCTTTAGCGCATGAAATGAATTGCATCATTGGATCATGGAGAAAAGTCACTTATAGAATGAATGGGTGGGTGGTAAAGGTCAGGATTTAGTGAGGGTAGCAAATAAATCAGAGCGCCTTGGAAATGCATGACGTCACATCTTTGCACAGCGTAGCAACCGTATAGCTACTCACCATAGCAACAGAGCAAAAGGCTTATGGGAGTCATCCAATAAATGCATCTGGATAACAGTGGCTtatgaagccttttttttctccttcttaATATCATACAGATCAGTGAAAGGGCAGAGGCacccaaaacaaatgtcatttcaaaaaaattcaagtgaCGCGCTaaacgctttttttttcttccccaaaaACACAAGGACAAAATCTCCTCCaggcaaagttttttttttttctttcaatctgAGTGGTGCAATCATTCAGTGTCTGCTCCActtaaaatgtgttcattaCTCAGCTGCGTCTTCAACAATGCATCTGCAGAGAAAAACTGTACAATCTGCTCAAAAGCAATATTTTCAACTTCTGAGCAGGGCATGCATGCATATGTGAAGTACCTTGAAATTGCCACTTATTTAAGAGTCAATATCCAAGGACCAGTTTGGCTTTTAGCTCATCTCTGAGTGTTGTTAAGAGACTTTTAAGCGCATGATGCTTTCATCTGCATAATTATAGCCTTTGTGGGTTTCATAATGAAGCTACACGTTAGAAACGTCAGTGCGGCTTTAGACTACGACAAATTAGAATCGATCAATATCTATCCGGCATTGTCAATTAAAACTCAGCAGAATCTTTTGCCTGATTTTCAAGttgtaaatgcatttttaatcaacATTGGCACCCTGGAGAAAATCTTTGTTCGAGAAGATAAAGATGTAGGCGTCATTACCCTTCAGACAACATCTTCTTGACTCTCTCCTTCTCCACTGTCAGCTCCACTTCTGCACTTTTACTTCGAAACAGCTTTTCCTCCCCGGGACCGTTAACTGTCAGCAGCGGCGGGGAATGACGGTCGTCCGACAGCTCCTAGACCGACAAGAACCGGTGGAACCATATCACTTCAATACAATTGCAGCACAGGGAAATCTATAGAGGAAGCTTAATACATAATTCAACTAACATAAAGCCGATATCAACTTTTTAGCCCACAAATTTGTCTGAATATGAGAAAATCTGATTTTAGctgtaataatataatataatatatatatttttttttttcctgagcaGCATTCCACTCGTGCACTTCATGTGGAAAAAGCCTTGTAATATTAATTTGAGCGAGTCTTTCCGTATTGTCCCCCAAGGAGGATGGTGTAATATCTAGTATTATCTTTGCATTTCTGTGCGTCCATATGGAGGCATGGAATTAAACACAAGTAAAAAGGAGCATGACATCCTAGCaaagaaaactaaaacaaaacaaaataactgtGGCCAAGTGCCAAAGGGATTGCTTGCAAATACACAAAATTGAATAATTCACACGACGTGGATCCATTTTTTAAGTCCTAAACAGGATTACAGATGCAgcacatttcccccccccccccttcatgtTGCTCGCTCTCTTTCAGGCTAAGTGGGAATGAGACTTGAGATACTCTTGCACAAACTACCAACGGCTCATTAGTCAAGTTCAAAGACTTGAGAGGATCTTTTAAAGAATTTCTGCTCTCCGGGGTTTTTACATGAAGTATTGGAGGGATTTTTCAGTTAAATGCCATATTTTGTTTGATGGTGCAACATTTACAAGGGCAGACAAAAATTAGGATGATGTTTAGAATAAGTGTCTGTGTAAAAATGGgactttacattttaaatagcTAACtaaatggatggacggatggatggatggatttcaaTGTCtccatcatcatttttttctttttgcaattTAGCTGCCAGTGTTAACAAAGACTGTTCTCCTTGTAGAATGCACAAGCTGAAGCTACATTTGCTCTCAAGTCAGATTTGATCAGACAGCAGATTAATTATTGAGCAAGGATCATCTAAGCAGCACACAGATGAAAGAATAGCATCAAAATGTCTAAGCTAATATTGCTTTAGGAGACCTGTCACATACCTGAGACAGCTGAAATGGTGTTGACATCCCATGATGGACGCATCAGTGAAAAggagacaaagaagaaaattagAAAACAGTCATTATGTGTCTGCTGGATGTGAAATTGAAACTTCTCCTCAAGCTGGCGGTCATAAAATTTGTATTGTATCTTtcaagcgtttttttttttcttactaaAATcaggaaaatggaaaaaaaagacatttttcttcaGTGTGTTGTCAAAGAAtggactgaaaaaaaattggggaaGAGGCTTTGCAATGCGACATGTCGgatattttaaatacaaactTGAGAGCTTTTATCGTGATGGGTCTGCACTGGTGTTTTTCAAAGTACATTCTACTGTTGACTTATTTATCCAAGTCTCGGTCCATTTTGCTCTCTGAGCTTATATAAAAGACTCTTGTCTCCACATTTGGGGCTTCATTGAGACCACAAGCTGCCATCATTTATTCATGGCTCCATGCATCAGTACATGCATGCTTCCCTTGAATCACCTGGGTCCTCACGGAACCggaccccccccacacacacacacacttattttAGCACGGTTTCAATGGCAAgatattgttttaaaatatagaTGAGCGTTTCCCTTTCTTCCTGCATCTGCATAGTTGATGTGATGTAGGTTCCAATTAGAAGGCGGGCAAAATGACAGCTACTTTTGAATCCAGTTGACATGATATGTACTTTACTTTGTAGACAAAAGGTATTGGGGCACCTAACATTTCCAGGATAAAATAATGGAAGGAACTATAGAGATGGTATTTTggaggtgttttattttttattattaaagctAAAATGCCCCTTAAAATTTCTACCTTGCTCTTCAAATGAAAGTtagcggggaaaaaaacagccgTGACATTTGCAAGATGTGGGCACTGTGATTTTCACTTGACAGCAGGTAGTAGAGGACAAAATGGCAGCCATCTAAGATGGAGAAAAATTGCTGGATGTTTTggcttaattcatattccatgAAGTCAATATTATTCAGACTAGTTGAGACACATAGGCTCTtatagaggggaaaaaaatcccactgACTTCTGCTTTAAGCAAACAGTTGACTAAAATGCCTGAATAAGataacaaattaaaattcatGTTGAGTATATTAAATACTTCTGACCTTTTAGAAGACTACACCTTACTGCCTGCTGTCGTCATATTGCACATCTGCTCATGTACGAGACCAACTTAAGCTTGACTGAAGCAAAAAATCAAATAGGACAGCTGTGTatgtttttcaactttttgccagatgtatctttttttttctttttttacgtGGTGGTGATAATAATTAGGGTCATAAGTAAGTTGCAGCCTGACTATGGCTAAGAAGCTGGGTCAACCtggcacataaaaaaataaaaataaataaaacttgcaCTCCCTCTAATTGACAAGTCTCCAGTTAATCAAgctgagattaaaaaaataaataaaatacaataaagaaaCTAACCAGCTGCCCCATCTACGGTAGAATTCAATAATTCTGATGTGTCTGGGTCCACGTTTGTGTCTTTGCATATACTGTAAGGGGGTTTCTGGTTTCCATGGTGATACAAGCTCTCAGCCACCAGTTGAGTGACATCTCAATGTCATAAATTGTTGCTACGAtgcatcaaataaatgttacaAGGTTTATTCGCATAAATGAGACAAGAGTGAGGGTTGCATGTGCTGGTTTGGTTTTCTACACTGCACTCACTGTTCCATTCTACAGCAGCTCTTGTATGCCAAGCAGACAGGCAGGGGCAGGAATTTCATTTCCCACTCACACTCTTACAAAATACTTCATCTGTCCTTCTTTTCGAAAGAAAACTAGACTGAGTCATGCCATGACTTGTTCTTTGTCGTTTCATTTTTGAGTTCACTGTATACAGTCAAAATGTGACGCGGCGATATTCTTTCcatgatttgaattttttttttttttatcattgctTTACTGCACTTCAATGAAGATaatcagaaaaagaaacatcgTATCGGTTTGCGCTTTAACCGTCCAGTCTTTGGTCTGTCTCCAACTCCATCCAGCATAAATGTCAAAAAATGATTGAagttctttttaaatgttaagaATGATCAACAGAATAATTTAAGATAAAATTGCATAAAAGCCTTTCTCAACATTGCACTTTGCTATAATCAGGAGTGGTTTTCACAGCCACAATTTTTCATAGTTATTCATTTCCTATTTTTGCTATTGTGGTTATAGTGGGCACTGTTTCATAATAATAGCATGAGTTGCAAAAAATCTCATAAACACCTCTCAGAGTGATGCAGTGCAGCAATACATGTATATATTGATTTCTTGTGGTCACCATGTTGTGACAAGCGCTGGCACAAACACTTAAAAGACTCGCTCGCAGCCAATCGCGTCGCCGCTTCTGACGTTTCCTCCGCGTGAATGCAACATCGTGTGTTTGTTATGTGAACGCAATCCATTATTATTGCAGGGTGTCAACAAAACTCCAACATGTCAAGCCTAAAATCAAAAGTGTTGGCAGGATAAAATCCTCCAAACAGCACAAAATTGCCTTCAATTATGAATGATTCCGATGTTCTGCCTTCCTCTCTATTATGCTTGTACGAAGTTCAGCCCTCTTGAGATATGCTTTTCTCCAGAGCAGAAGCCTTAATGGTAAAGTATCACCCCCTATTTTGTATCTAGGgtttcaaatataaaaaaaaaaatgctcagtgTTGATCTGGATATGATCCAACCTGCAGTGCTGGCATTtggttaataaaaaaaaaaaggtcatattGTCTCTTGAGTGGTCAGGTTCAATTGCATCATGTTGCATCCCCATTCCAGACCTACAAACGTGccattttgtactttttattgaagaaatgtatttattcttcAGTGTGCATAGGCGCTAATGATTTACCTGTGGGGCGGCGATGTTGAGAGCAGGGTTGGCCAGTTCGTACCTCTCCTGAGATTTCTCTCTGGCCAGCCGGGCCGCTTCCTTCACCTCCTTGAATTGTTCTGCAAACTGAAGGTGGAAGACAAGACACAGCTGTAAGTCTGCCTGCATATACTCAAAATTCACTGCTCCAATATAAACGCATGAATTAATGTTTTACCCTCGAACAAGTccaaatttattttgcttaTAAATCCATGTTTTCATTGTTacctgctgcagctgctgctctGTGGAAAAGCCAAGGCCGTAAACGGTGTTGGCCCGGCTGTCGGCCCATTGACCAAACTTCTGGGAGGTTTTGGTGAAGGTCATGTTAGGGGTGATGGTGCTGTTGATGATGGCCTATCGACAGAATAAAAAGGTTCAAACGCAGCTGACAAACGGCAAAGTTCACAAACCAAGATAATGTTtaccattgaaatgaatggaaatgtaaataataggTTCCATCACCAAAACAAAGATCTATTCAACtgattttttattcatgtttaGGTCAAACTAAATATCGTTCAAGACTGAAATAAGTCAAAACGCACTTTATTATGAAGAAATTGAAAGTATTCAAACAGTGAGGtcaattcttttgttttgtatattcactgtgacatttttgttctgTCCCACAAGCATCCAATATAAGAGCTAAGTGGAAAAAGCTTTTAGAATGTATGCTCACTAACTTTTGTCAAGTGAACCATCTGATGGGAGGGAATTAGTCTAGCATAACGCCTAAAAGCTTTTCAAAACAGTGTTAACAAGAGGTGAAGTGGAAATGCAAGACACAATTCACAAGCGCTTCGAAATCATCATCAGCAGTGATATAAAGTAACTCCATGAAACTTAGTCACGCCTGAATCAAAGCGCTGTGTTGCAAGATGAATTCTCTGACCGCTCCAGCAACTCACTCACTTTGGTCCCGCCCACACTGATGATGCGGTAGACGTTACGGCTGGCATCATAGAAGAAGGACACGGTGACTGCATGCTTACTGGCCGGCAGCCAGTTGCGTTTTGTAGCCGGGTCGATCTGGAAAACGTGAGCTCGGGCGCTGAAGATGGGCTGCTCCCTTTGAAATGCATGAATATTGCATGTTAATGACCCAATTTAAACACAGGCGACATGCTCACTGCTTTTGACTGACAATAAAGGCAACTCCTTACATATAATGGATTCTTAGTCGATAAATACTGATTTAAAAGATAAGAATGGAATGttctgtatttaaaaaaaaaaatgcatccatAGTTGAATTATGAGGATATTCACGCCCtgtataattttctttttacacgGTAATGTAAAATAAGATCTATGAGGCGCTGTGAAATTCATTATTGAGACCGTTTaaagtgttttattgtttcaaATGTACCGATATGGAACATTTTAACTTCTGCTTATATTTTGTAACAATTGTAACAATACAGcataatgcattttaatggGAAATTTTGCTTAGAAAGTCAATTTGAGGTTCGAGATGAATCAAAGAATGGATTGAGAGCAAACTGCACGATCATTTCGTTTGAGGGTAAAGCTGTGTGTTCATGTATGCAATGAGATGCCATTATTACACTTTTGTCAtggtaattaaaataatatggGCCAGCCCTTTGGATGATCTTATGAAAAAGGTTCTTTCGTATGGGTCGGCAGTGGCTATATGAAGCATTGTTCCATGTGGATTTGCTTGAAATTACCCAACATTTGCATACAAACAATAGTTATTGTTGCTGAAGCTGCAATAAGAGACAAAAGCGGCAGAGCCAAGACGCCTCTGGGTGTAATTTGGGTCCACTGTTGTACCAGATAGAGAGTAACTGGTAAAAcctagtttttttcccccaagaaAATAAGTATAACTTAATAAGTAACAGTTGGCCTTTACATGTTAGGTGGTGAATGTTAAAAAGGTGCCACTTGAGTTCTGCAAATTGCCCATTAACGAttgaaaaatatatgcatGATGCCCAAAGGTAAGTACACAAATTAGAAtcagaaatgacaaaacagaataaaagaaaaaaaaaaaaacggtctcACTGTTTTGAGAGCTGGCTGTTCTTTACCAAGTATTTAAATGACACCTTACTGGAAAAAGTTCTTTATAACATCAAATGATGAATTGATTAAAAGATTTTCTTATGattatgttatttttaattatcatggataaagcaaattaaaataaccaTGTTTGATTTTCCGCTGTAAAATCAATTATCTGACTGAATaacagtaaaaagaaaagacaacacCAAGTGAATTAATTATCCTCCCAGCAATTAAGCGAATGTGAGTCAGCCCAAACATTTCCACTCTATCATCCTCTCATCTTAATGAGAAGTGATGATTGACAGTTTATCACTCCCAGTCACGGgggaattaaaaaatgccattaTTTTACAGGTCTTGTTATTGCTTCATGAAAAGCCTCTCAAGCTAATCAGCCCAGAGGAGAATCATCACAAACGAGCAGATTCAAACGGGATTAAAGCGCTTGAGGACGAGTAAATACTGCACAGCAGCTTGACAGCCGCTAGAAACCTGTCTGATAGAATAACCAGTTTTACCAATACTTTGCAGCTTAATTAATTGGAAACTGAGCAACTTTTGACTTTCAGGAAATTCAGAAAATTGTTGGTGACCTATggagtaggaaaaaaaatgaataagaaCATTCATTTGTCTGTCGCCTGAATTCTGTGACAGGTCAACTGAATCGATCAGTCGCCATCTTTTCCAGGTCATATGTCTGTTTCCTCCGCGCTCATTGCTGCTCATCCATGCACGTGTGCACACGCAGATTACAGCTCAGTAATTAAAAGGGTCACAAACATGTACAGtcaatttcactttttttttttttttttaacattatgtgggcttaactcattcactgccattgacgcaTATAGACGTCAATAtgcgtcaatggcagtgaatgagttaagcaTCATTGCGGATATTGGTGTCAGACAAAATCATTGTCAGGAGCAACATTCAGTGATTGGTTGAAACTCT from the Syngnathus acus chromosome 4, fSynAcu1.2, whole genome shotgun sequence genome contains:
- the LOC119121297 gene encoding homer protein homolog 3-like isoform X1 produces the protein MYPLHREREQPIFSARAHVFQIDPATKRNWLPASKHAVTVSFFYDASRNVYRIISVGGTKAIINSTITPNMTFTKTSQKFGQWADSRANTVYGLGFSTEQQLQQFAEQFKEVKEAARLAREKSQERYELANPALNIAAPQLSQELSDDRHSPPLLTVNGPGEEKLFRSKSAEVELTVEKERVKKMLSEGSMCEINLEAELFTLQDSNAKLVAALQEANVSVEQWKQQLAEYQEETDRLRDQVAELETQLGHPAAAAHTDKEELSRSLEELEALLSAKDQEIHSLQSKRTDVGELEREREEAIQRLQELERRNTELEAQIKSTEKTLASSREEQKKAEVDVRHFLEALDVKICDLSDLRQSLANLVDK
- the LOC119121297 gene encoding homer protein homolog 3-like isoform X2 yields the protein MGEQPIFSARAHVFQIDPATKRNWLPASKHAVTVSFFYDASRNVYRIISVGGTKAIINSTITPNMTFTKTSQKFGQWADSRANTVYGLGFSTEQQLQQFAEQFKEVKEAARLAREKSQERYELANPALNIAAPQLSQELSDDRHSPPLLTVNGPGEEKLFRSKSAEVELTVEKERVKKMLSEGSMCEINLEAELFTLQDSNAKLVAALQEANVSVEQWKQQLAEYQEETDRLRDQVAELETQLGHPAAAAHTDKEELSRSLEELEALLSAKDQEIHSLQSKRTDVGELEREREEAIQRLQELERRNTELEAQIKSTEKTLASSREEQKKAEVDVRHFLEALDVKICDLSDLRQSLANLVDK